Proteins encoded within one genomic window of Candidatus Zixiibacteriota bacterium:
- the queA gene encoding tRNA preQ1(34) S-adenosylmethionine ribosyltransferase-isomerase QueA: protein MKIELFDYDLPPELIAQYPSRKRDQSRLLVLNRATGKTEITHFNAVVDFLQPGDGLVVNRTKVFKARLNGRRATGARVELFLVRPDATGDPLEWLALVSPSRRVKPGESVLFDEDRVELIEYYGDGRWRVRFRSDSSRRRIISRCGHVPLPHYIRRDDLPTDIRRYQTVFADAERVGAVAAPTAGFHFTRPLLKKLETKRIERIEICLHVGPGTFKPVSVDRIEDHTVDPEMAELDISAAKAINKVRERGGKIWAVGTTSVRTLESAPIKNGKIQPFEGMVDLYIRPGHEFRVVDHLITNFHLPKSSLIILVAAFAGRERVLEAYREAVAAQMRFYSYGDAMLIL from the coding sequence ATGAAGATTGAATTGTTCGATTATGATCTTCCTCCTGAATTGATCGCCCAGTATCCGAGTCGCAAGCGGGATCAGTCGCGTTTGTTGGTGCTAAATCGTGCGACCGGTAAGACCGAAATCACTCATTTTAATGCGGTGGTTGATTTCCTTCAGCCGGGGGACGGGCTGGTAGTCAACCGCACTAAAGTGTTCAAGGCTCGCCTGAATGGTCGGCGTGCCACCGGGGCGAGAGTGGAGTTGTTTCTGGTCCGGCCCGATGCGACCGGTGATCCGCTGGAATGGCTGGCGCTGGTGTCGCCCTCACGGCGGGTGAAACCGGGAGAGTCGGTGTTGTTCGATGAAGACCGGGTTGAGTTGATCGAGTATTACGGCGACGGGCGCTGGCGGGTGCGATTCCGGTCGGACAGCTCGCGTCGAAGGATCATCAGTCGGTGCGGGCACGTGCCGTTGCCGCATTATATCCGCCGGGATGACCTGCCGACGGATATCCGACGATACCAGACCGTTTTTGCCGATGCCGAGCGAGTAGGGGCGGTGGCGGCGCCGACAGCCGGATTTCATTTTACCCGTCCGTTGCTGAAGAAGCTCGAAACTAAGAGGATCGAGCGGATAGAGATATGTCTTCATGTCGGGCCGGGGACGTTCAAACCGGTAAGTGTGGACCGGATTGAGGATCATACGGTCGACCCGGAAATGGCTGAGCTGGATATTTCAGCGGCGAAAGCGATCAATAAAGTACGCGAACGGGGCGGTAAAATCTGGGCGGTTGGGACGACTTCAGTCCGAACGCTGGAGTCGGCGCCGATCAAGAACGGTAAAATCCAGCCATTTGAGGGGATGGTCGATCTTTATATCCGGCCCGGACACGAGTTCCGGGTGGTGGATCATCTGATTACCAATTTCCATCTGCCAAAATCGTCGCTGATAATCCTGGTGGCGGCGTTTGCCGGGCGGGAGCGGGTGTTGGAGGCATACCGCGAGGCTGTGGCGGCTCAAATGCGCTTCTACAGCTATGGCGACGCCATGCTGATTCTCTGA
- the ruvB gene encoding Holliday junction branch migration DNA helicase RuvB — protein MARERLVSGSQVTPEEDKVQLSLRPKNLSEYIGQGQLCGKLKVTLEAARQRKEPVEHVLFYGPPGLGKTTLAHIIAREMDSRIFATAGPALQRTGDLMGILTNLNEGDILFIDEIHRLSSTIEEFMYPAMEDFKVDFVVDKGAFAKVINVPLKRFTLVGATTRAGMLSAPLRDRFGLYYHLDFYPPEELAEIIKRSAGLLEASIDDEAALTVARRSRGTPRIANRLLRRVRDYAAVKADGVITPDLAAKALDAEGVDSLGLDNLDRKLLQIIIEYYKGGPVGIEALAATLNEEVDTLVDMVEPYLLKIGFIQRTRRGRMAAPAAMEHLGIKRPGKSQQDLF, from the coding sequence ATGGCTCGTGAGCGACTGGTTTCCGGCTCCCAGGTTACTCCTGAAGAGGATAAAGTACAGCTTTCGCTGCGCCCTAAGAATCTCTCCGAATATATTGGACAAGGTCAGTTGTGCGGAAAACTTAAAGTAACGCTTGAAGCTGCGCGACAGCGTAAGGAGCCGGTCGAACATGTGCTGTTTTATGGTCCACCGGGACTCGGCAAGACCACCCTGGCTCACATTATTGCACGTGAAATGGACTCTCGCATATTCGCCACGGCCGGTCCGGCGCTGCAGCGCACCGGTGATCTGATGGGAATACTGACCAATCTGAACGAGGGAGATATTCTGTTCATCGATGAAATCCACCGGCTGAGTTCCACCATTGAGGAGTTCATGTATCCGGCGATGGAGGATTTCAAAGTCGATTTCGTGGTGGACAAAGGAGCGTTTGCGAAGGTGATCAATGTGCCGTTGAAGCGGTTCACTTTGGTTGGGGCAACCACCCGAGCCGGGATGCTCTCCGCACCGTTGCGTGATCGGTTCGGGCTTTATTACCATCTGGATTTCTATCCACCGGAAGAACTGGCGGAGATTATCAAGCGGTCGGCCGGACTTTTAGAGGCATCTATTGATGACGAGGCAGCTCTTACCGTAGCCCGGCGCTCACGCGGGACGCCCCGTATTGCCAATCGTTTGTTGCGGCGGGTGCGGGATTATGCCGCAGTCAAGGCCGACGGGGTGATTACTCCCGATCTGGCGGCAAAGGCACTCGATGCCGAGGGGGTAGACTCGCTTGGATTGGATAATCTGGATCGGAAGCTGCTGCAGATCATTATCGAATACTACAAAGGGGGGCCAGTCGGGATCGAGGCACTGGCGGCAACGCTCAACGAGGAAGTCGATACCCTGGTTGATATGGTGGAGCCTTATTTGCTGAAAATAGGCTTCATTCAGCGAACCCGGCGCGGGCGCATGGCTGCTCCGGCAGCGATGGAACATCTCGGGATCAAGCGCCCCGGTAAATCGCAACAGGATCTATTCTGA
- a CDS encoding metal ABC transporter permease, with the protein MTEFFTALGHHAFLQNALLAGLLASVACGVVGTYVVVRRITYLAGGIAHSVLGGMGLARWLAAVHGWEWLTPLYGAMVGALVSALIIGWVSLRAREREDTVIGAIWAVGMAVGVIFISLTPGYNQELMSYLFGNILMVSGGDLWLISGLDAILLLLVLLFHNQFNAVCFDDEFARVRGLAVDLYYLLLLVLTALTVVVLVSVVGIVLVIALLTLPVAIAASFAGNIRGIMLLAVVSSAVITSLGLAVSYQPDLPAGAMIILVAASVYVVVLLFKKLHHRRRPVVLK; encoded by the coding sequence ATGACTGAGTTTTTTACAGCGCTCGGGCATCATGCCTTTTTGCAAAATGCCCTGCTGGCCGGGTTGCTGGCTTCGGTGGCCTGCGGCGTAGTGGGGACTTATGTGGTGGTCCGGCGCATTACCTACCTGGCGGGTGGGATCGCTCATTCGGTCCTGGGCGGCATGGGGCTGGCGCGTTGGCTGGCAGCGGTACACGGCTGGGAATGGCTGACGCCGCTGTACGGGGCGATGGTCGGGGCGTTGGTGTCGGCGCTGATAATCGGCTGGGTGTCGCTGCGGGCGCGGGAGCGGGAAGATACCGTGATCGGAGCGATCTGGGCGGTCGGCATGGCGGTCGGGGTGATTTTCATCTCACTCACGCCGGGGTACAATCAGGAGTTGATGAGTTACTTGTTCGGGAATATCCTGATGGTCTCCGGGGGGGACCTTTGGCTGATCAGCGGCTTGGATGCGATTTTGCTTCTGCTGGTGTTACTTTTTCACAACCAGTTCAACGCGGTCTGTTTCGATGATGAATTTGCGCGGGTGCGAGGGTTGGCGGTCGATCTCTATTATCTGTTGCTGCTCGTACTGACGGCGTTGACGGTGGTGGTGCTGGTGTCGGTGGTGGGGATCGTGCTGGTGATCGCGCTGCTGACGCTGCCGGTGGCGATTGCGGCTTCGTTCGCGGGGAATATACGCGGGATCATGCTGCTGGCGGTGGTGTCGAGTGCGGTGATTACGAGTTTAGGGCTGGCAGTGAGTTATCAGCCGGACCTGCCGGCCGGGGCGATGATTATCCTCGTGGCGGCGTCGGTCTATGTGGTTGTTCTGCTCTTTAAGAAACTTCATCACCGGCGACGTCCAGTGGTGTTGAAGTAG
- a CDS encoding helix-hairpin-helix domain-containing protein yields the protein MISRIAGKLTQLDDGRALVENGGVSYEILLPSGLAERLKEAGRIGDQIVFETIYYIEAGDKKASHFPRLVGFDDPIEREFFSLFTQVPGLGVKKALKSLVLPIREIATAIETKDASRLNRLPGVGGRLAEKIIAELHGKTAKYALSRKVEPLAKVDKTQEPFLEEALDVLLQLQYNRQEAERMIKRAMAERKKTRNVQELLDLIFKCQSEKSDV from the coding sequence ATGATCAGCAGGATAGCCGGAAAACTTACTCAACTCGACGATGGACGCGCCCTGGTCGAAAACGGCGGGGTGTCGTACGAGATTCTGCTGCCGTCCGGTTTAGCCGAACGTCTCAAAGAGGCCGGTCGGATCGGCGATCAGATCGTATTCGAAACGATTTACTACATTGAGGCAGGCGATAAAAAAGCCTCGCATTTCCCGCGCCTGGTGGGATTCGACGATCCGATCGAACGGGAGTTTTTCTCTCTGTTCACCCAGGTTCCGGGATTAGGTGTCAAGAAAGCACTCAAGTCGCTGGTGCTGCCGATCCGGGAAATCGCCACAGCGATAGAGACCAAGGATGCCTCACGGCTCAATCGACTGCCGGGAGTGGGAGGCCGACTGGCTGAGAAGATTATTGCCGAACTGCACGGCAAGACCGCCAAGTATGCCCTGTCGCGCAAGGTCGAACCGTTGGCCAAGGTCGACAAGACTCAGGAGCCCTTTTTGGAAGAAGCGCTGGATGTGCTGCTGCAACTTCAGTACAACCGCCAGGAAGCGGAGAGGATGATCAAACGGGCGATGGCCGAGAGGAAAAAGACACGCAATGTCCAGGAACTGCTGGATTTGATTTTCAAATGTCAGAGTGAAAAGAGTGATGTCTGA
- a CDS encoding D-alanine--D-alanine ligase produces MKVLLLAGGESSERDVSMASGESVYKALKRLGHDVLVMDPLSGRSMLEAEPLFISHVKTGETGPIPTRSITMSLTDVLHRPDFPNIECVFIALHGGAGENGSIQALLQLAGVPFIGSKMTASAVAMDKAISKRLFQSVGIKTPEYRLYRLQDEFVPYGVVREIAETMPLPLIVKPNDSGSTVGLTKVDNVEDLHPAIVTAAEESRNILIEEYIKGREMTVAVLNGKPLPVVEIIPKSGLYDYEAKYTKGMTSYMAPAEIDSEIAERLQDAACKAYEVIGATGLARVDFILQENRDFYCLELNTLPGMTDLSLAPMAARAAGIEFDRLIQMLLDAAVGKKED; encoded by the coding sequence ATGAAAGTATTACTGCTGGCCGGTGGTGAATCGAGTGAACGAGATGTCTCGATGGCCTCGGGCGAGTCGGTGTATAAGGCGCTCAAGCGTCTGGGGCACGATGTCCTGGTCATGGATCCATTATCGGGCCGGTCGATGCTCGAAGCCGAACCGCTGTTTATCAGCCATGTGAAAACCGGAGAAACAGGGCCGATTCCTACCCGATCGATTACGATGTCGTTGACCGATGTCCTGCATCGTCCCGACTTTCCCAACATCGAATGTGTGTTTATCGCCCTGCACGGCGGCGCCGGAGAAAACGGATCGATTCAGGCTCTGTTGCAGTTGGCCGGAGTGCCCTTTATCGGTTCCAAAATGACCGCTTCAGCGGTAGCGATGGACAAGGCTATATCCAAACGGTTGTTTCAGTCGGTGGGAATTAAGACGCCGGAGTATCGTCTTTACCGACTCCAGGATGAATTTGTCCCTTATGGAGTGGTACGCGAGATAGCGGAAACGATGCCGTTGCCGTTGATCGTCAAGCCGAACGACAGCGGCTCCACGGTTGGATTGACGAAAGTTGACAATGTCGAGGATTTGCACCCGGCCATCGTGACGGCAGCCGAGGAGTCGCGCAATATCCTCATCGAAGAATATATTAAGGGCCGTGAGATGACCGTCGCGGTGTTGAACGGCAAGCCGCTTCCGGTGGTGGAAATTATCCCCAAGTCCGGGCTTTATGATTATGAAGCCAAGTATACCAAGGGGATGACGAGTTATATGGCTCCGGCCGAGATAGACTCGGAAATCGCCGAGCGGCTCCAGGATGCCGCCTGCAAGGCGTATGAAGTAATCGGTGCGACCGGACTGGCCCGAGTCGATTTTATCCTTCAGGAAAACCGCGATTTTTATTGCCTGGAGTTGAACACCTTACCCGGCATGACCGATCTTTCACTGGCTCCGATGGCGGCCAGGGCGGCCGGGATAGAGTTCGACCGATTGATACAGATGTTGCTGGATGCTGCGGTAGGAAAGAAAGAAGACTGA
- a CDS encoding DedA family protein: MHYDLAQINEFLDYIFSFGPWLVYSVIFLACFVENLFPPFPGDTFILAAGGLVAIERLSLVPAFLTVIAGGMGSVMILYLLGRRTGREFFIRHDYKYFSAEDVVVVEQKLARWGWLILVASRFVVGMRSVLAIAAGIGKYPSGRMALFSSISYVIFTALLMYVAIKLVENIDRILYYVRTYNMIVWPIVVVVVIGLVVAKVVSVRRKSLR; this comes from the coding sequence ATGCACTACGATCTGGCTCAAATTAACGAGTTTCTCGACTATATCTTTTCATTCGGACCGTGGCTGGTTTACAGTGTGATATTTCTGGCTTGTTTCGTGGAAAATCTCTTTCCCCCTTTTCCGGGGGATACGTTCATTCTTGCTGCGGGGGGGCTGGTGGCGATTGAGCGACTGAGCCTGGTACCGGCTTTTCTAACGGTGATAGCGGGAGGAATGGGATCGGTTATGATCCTGTATCTGCTGGGACGCCGAACCGGTCGGGAGTTTTTTATCCGCCACGATTACAAGTACTTTTCAGCCGAAGACGTCGTGGTGGTGGAGCAAAAACTGGCTCGATGGGGTTGGCTGATTTTAGTGGCCTCAAGGTTCGTGGTCGGTATGCGGTCGGTGCTGGCGATTGCCGCCGGAATCGGGAAGTACCCCTCGGGGCGAATGGCTTTGTTCTCTTCGATAAGCTATGTCATTTTTACTGCATTGTTGATGTATGTCGCGATCAAACTGGTTGAGAATATCGATCGCATTCTTTATTATGTCCGCACGTACAATATGATCGTCTGGCCGATAGTGGTGGTCGTGGTGATCGGCCTGGTAGTTGCCAAGGTAGTATCTGTCAGAAGGAAGAGTCTTCGATGA
- a CDS encoding HAD family hydrolase: MDKLTPKAIIFDFGSTLVEYPSTTWEEVNVECVENTRLWLIKQGREIPDEATYYGKFQAIRESLQDTAARSLVEWTVPQVAGRVLDEFGVEYDEAFIDEFFDAYYENIAKYLYAVDDVVEVLEKIRSRYAVVGLVSNTVFPPRAHIAEMERFGLAGFFDFKIFSSTFGVRKPHPAIFYEAANLAGFAPGECVYIGDRYLEDVQGPTEIGMPAILKVHKDREYPPDMSYNIRKINNLPELDSHFEF; this comes from the coding sequence TTGGATAAACTGACACCCAAGGCAATCATTTTCGATTTCGGGTCGACGCTGGTAGAATATCCGTCGACTACCTGGGAGGAAGTCAATGTCGAGTGTGTCGAGAACACCCGATTATGGTTGATCAAGCAAGGCCGTGAAATCCCGGATGAAGCCACTTATTACGGTAAATTTCAGGCAATTCGGGAATCGTTGCAGGATACGGCGGCGAGAAGTCTGGTCGAGTGGACTGTACCCCAGGTGGCCGGGCGAGTGTTGGACGAGTTCGGTGTGGAGTACGACGAGGCCTTTATTGACGAATTCTTCGACGCTTATTACGAAAATATCGCCAAATATCTGTATGCAGTGGATGATGTCGTAGAAGTACTGGAGAAAATTCGATCCCGGTATGCTGTGGTCGGATTGGTGTCGAACACAGTGTTTCCTCCCCGGGCACATATTGCCGAGATGGAGCGGTTCGGCTTAGCCGGTTTTTTCGATTTCAAGATTTTCAGCTCGACGTTTGGAGTGCGAAAACCACACCCGGCGATTTTCTACGAGGCGGCCAATCTCGCCGGTTTCGCTCCGGGGGAGTGTGTTTATATCGGCGATCGTTATCTTGAGGATGTCCAGGGACCGACCGAAATCGGAATGCCTGCTATTCTTAAGGTTCACAAGGATCGAGAATATCCGCCGGATATGTCTTATAACATCCGAAAGATCAACAACCTGCCGGAACTGGACAGCCATTTCGAATTTTAA
- the ispD gene encoding 2-C-methyl-D-erythritol 4-phosphate cytidylyltransferase, whose translation MKTAAVIVAGGKSVRFGGEVPKQFRHVLGRPLLSWAVSRFEKAVSIDNIVVVAPEEYLLHIGDHIIDPFSFSKVTKIVVGGETRAESVLRGLKSLPISTGYVAIHDGARPLILPQDIDRVVELAHRERAAMIAVAATDTIKRVKDGYILATLDRQKIFQAQTPQVFQYDLIMEAYRRAEQEGLEKYTDDASLLEAGGFKVRVMEPSGPNFKVTTPIDLKLVEALMKEEIDG comes from the coding sequence ATGAAAACGGCAGCAGTTATCGTAGCCGGGGGCAAGTCGGTTCGGTTCGGCGGTGAAGTCCCCAAGCAGTTTCGACATGTCTTAGGGCGACCGCTGTTGTCGTGGGCGGTCAGCCGGTTCGAAAAGGCAGTCTCAATAGACAATATCGTAGTCGTTGCTCCCGAAGAATATCTCCTGCATATCGGCGACCATATTATCGATCCCTTTTCTTTCTCCAAGGTGACCAAAATCGTGGTGGGCGGAGAGACGCGGGCTGAATCGGTGTTGAGAGGACTCAAATCGCTGCCGATCTCGACCGGTTATGTAGCGATTCATGACGGCGCCCGGCCGCTGATTCTTCCGCAGGATATCGACCGCGTGGTTGAGTTGGCTCATCGGGAGCGAGCGGCGATGATCGCCGTTGCGGCTACGGACACGATTAAGCGGGTGAAGGACGGTTACATCCTGGCTACTCTGGATCGCCAAAAGATATTTCAGGCTCAAACGCCGCAGGTTTTCCAGTACGATCTGATCATGGAAGCTTATCGCCGGGCTGAGCAGGAAGGCCTGGAGAAATACACCGATGATGCCTCGCTTTTGGAAGCCGGTGGATTCAAAGTGCGAGTGATGGAACCGAGCGGCCCCAATTTCAAGGTTACTACCCCGATCGATCTCAAGCTGGTGGAAGCACTAATGAAGGAAGAAATTGATGGCTGA
- a CDS encoding heme NO-binding domain-containing protein, translating to MKGTIIKCLQDLVTDKYGQEEWKAAIEDAGLRRNTIFMPISDIDDESVLAIITAVCTRQKLSLAEISNIFGDYWVNVYSQVMYKQFFQRHSTARQFILAMDDVHVNMTRTMANARPPRFDYEWKDDCTLHMTYKSHRGLIDLMVGLIKGVGRYYGESLGVTLVSRNIVQIVFQPENQEPKSAATESTKVEETTV from the coding sequence ATGAAGGGAACCATTATCAAATGTCTTCAGGACCTGGTAACAGACAAGTACGGTCAGGAAGAATGGAAGGCTGCGATCGAAGACGCCGGTCTCAGACGGAATACCATATTCATGCCTATATCGGATATCGACGACGAAAGCGTCCTGGCTATTATCACGGCAGTATGCACTCGGCAGAAATTATCCCTGGCGGAGATTTCAAATATCTTTGGTGATTATTGGGTCAATGTCTACAGCCAGGTGATGTACAAGCAGTTTTTCCAGAGACATAGTACTGCCCGGCAGTTTATTCTGGCAATGGATGATGTCCATGTCAATATGACCCGGACAATGGCCAATGCCCGGCCGCCGCGGTTTGATTATGAATGGAAAGACGATTGTACTCTCCACATGACCTACAAATCTCATCGAGGGCTGATTGACCTCATGGTCGGTTTGATCAAGGGAGTGGGGCGGTATTACGGAGAGTCTTTAGGGGTGACGCTTGTCAGCCGTAATATCGTACAGATTGTTTTCCAGCCGGAGAATCAGGAACCCAAATCGGCGGCAACGGAGTCAACCAAGGTCGAGGAAACAACCGTCTAA
- the ispF gene encoding 2-C-methyl-D-erythritol 2,4-cyclodiphosphate synthase: MAEICVGHGFDVHELVAERRLILGGIEIAFEKGLAGHSDADVLTHAIMDALLGAAGLGDIGLHFPPTDVRFADADSTDLLARVMEKITAAGCVRVVNVDVTVMAERPKLKPHIPAMRERLAPIIGLDVKRLNIKATTTEKLGFVGREEGIAASAVCLIELVD; the protein is encoded by the coding sequence ATGGCTGAAATATGTGTCGGTCATGGATTCGACGTCCACGAACTGGTAGCGGAGCGCAGGCTGATTTTAGGCGGGATTGAAATTGCGTTCGAAAAAGGGCTGGCCGGGCACAGCGATGCCGATGTCCTGACCCATGCAATTATGGATGCGCTCCTGGGAGCGGCGGGTTTGGGAGATATCGGTCTTCATTTCCCGCCGACCGATGTTCGCTTTGCCGATGCCGACTCGACCGATCTGCTGGCGCGGGTCATGGAGAAAATAACGGCGGCCGGTTGTGTCCGGGTAGTCAATGTCGATGTGACGGTCATGGCGGAACGCCCCAAACTCAAGCCTCATATCCCGGCGATGCGTGAACGTCTTGCTCCGATCATAGGGCTCGATGTCAAGCGGCTCAATATCAAAGCCACGACCACCGAGAAATTGGGATTTGTCGGCCGCGAAGAGGGGATCGCAGCGTCAGCGGTCTGCCTGATAGAACTGGTTGACTAA
- a CDS encoding DMT family transporter produces MNKIILPAFTSLTFAGSFIAGKYTNIDLGPLTTTLIRYLIAFVFLVSLIPYHGRKSLRVDRGDLVKLFLIGLFGVVGYHYFFFSSLLYTKAANSAIINAMNPLITGTAAAIFLRERLGWFGYTGVVIAFIGELILLTRGNFQALVHLQFNQGELLMLLGVLCWVVYSLLIKTLMNRYSGFCVTFYAALFGIGQLLVLVWTEPITALTGISGASILALLYMGIGASGVGYLLFNLSIGRIGPTRTASSVYSLLPVFVAILALLFFEEPITLIMAASTLMIVIGLNFALRQPQRKPIP; encoded by the coding sequence ATGAATAAAATAATCCTCCCCGCCTTCACCTCTCTCACCTTTGCCGGGAGTTTCATCGCCGGTAAATACACCAACATCGACCTAGGTCCGCTCACCACCACCCTGATTCGCTATCTGATCGCTTTTGTTTTCTTAGTCTCACTGATTCCGTACCACGGCCGTAAAAGCCTCAGAGTCGATCGGGGTGATCTTGTGAAACTGTTCCTGATAGGCCTTTTCGGGGTGGTGGGCTATCATTATTTCTTCTTTTCCAGCCTGCTTTACACCAAAGCCGCCAACAGCGCCATCATCAACGCCATGAATCCGCTCATAACCGGCACGGCGGCGGCGATTTTCCTCCGTGAAAGACTCGGCTGGTTTGGATATACCGGGGTAGTCATCGCCTTTATCGGGGAGTTGATTTTGCTGACTCGGGGTAATTTCCAGGCTCTTGTCCATCTTCAGTTCAATCAAGGGGAATTATTGATGCTCCTTGGCGTCCTCTGCTGGGTCGTCTACTCGCTGCTGATCAAAACCCTGATGAACCGCTATAGCGGCTTCTGCGTAACCTTCTACGCTGCCCTCTTCGGTATCGGTCAACTGCTGGTACTGGTCTGGACGGAACCGATCACTGCCTTAACCGGCATCTCCGGCGCTTCGATCCTGGCCCTGCTCTACATGGGCATCGGCGCTTCCGGAGTCGGCTATCTCTTGTTCAACCTCAGTATTGGTCGAATCGGCCCCACCCGGACTGCCTCATCGGTCTACAGCCTGTTGCCGGTTTTCGTGGCGATTCTGGCCCTGCTCTTTTTCGAGGAACCGATTACCCTGATCATGGCAGCCTCGACCCTGATGATTGTCATCGGTTTGAACTTCGCCCTGCGACAGCCTCAGAGAAAACCTATACCCTGA
- the ruvC gene encoding crossover junction endodeoxyribonuclease RuvC, whose protein sequence is MGVDPGLGITGYGILDCNGEEFTVVEAGVVKTNAKAPIEMRLQEIATEIQAIVNQFNPEAVAVEELYSHYGHPKTAIIMGHARGIVFLKAAEAGLPVYPYASTRIKKSLTGNGRAPKQQMQLMIRSTLGLTEVPEPPDVADALAVALCHGRMLLHNHEVASL, encoded by the coding sequence ATGGGTGTAGATCCCGGTTTGGGTATTACCGGTTATGGGATTCTCGACTGCAACGGCGAGGAATTCACGGTAGTGGAGGCGGGTGTCGTAAAAACCAACGCCAAAGCGCCGATAGAGATGCGCTTGCAGGAGATTGCGACTGAGATTCAGGCGATTGTAAACCAGTTCAATCCTGAGGCGGTGGCGGTGGAAGAGCTTTATTCGCATTACGGTCATCCTAAAACAGCCATTATTATGGGGCACGCCCGGGGGATCGTTTTCTTGAAAGCGGCCGAGGCCGGTTTGCCGGTGTATCCCTATGCCTCCACCCGAATAAAAAAATCGCTGACCGGCAACGGTCGCGCTCCCAAACAACAAATGCAATTGATGATTCGCTCGACGCTGGGGCTGACCGAAGTTCCCGAACCGCCGGATGTGGCTGATGCCCTCGCGGTGGCGCTTTGCCACGGGCGGATGCTCCTGCACAACCATGAGGTGGCCTCGCTATGA
- a CDS encoding MFS transporter yields MTKPIRLLNRNFVLLWQGQFVSMLGDQAFFIAVMFWVKHQTGSATLMGTIMAAAGIPAVILGPLAGSFADNYSRRSIIIWTDILRGLLVLGFTALVFWSPDSTDLIIVGMFIVAVSAASLSAFFRPAISAAIPDIVPTDKLTQANSMNQMSMQCSTLLGQGIGGVAFRLLGAPLLFFIDGVTYLFSAVSEMFIEIPQVKRAASEKPETVIARFKRDTVEGIRFVWHNRGLRDIMMVAAFLNFFIVPIIVLMPFYVEDTLGSTTDWFGFMMAALGGGAMVGYLAAGTLKPSPGTRMWLLLIGLTLNCLAFGALGLLTSSIQAVALMFLIGLLNGYVNIFLSTIMQLTTPTEIRGRVFALLGTVSSGLTPIAMALTGVVADMTGQNIRGIYITCGVCAALMAIILALDQHFRKYLSYDETANKPDPATDTPTTDSP; encoded by the coding sequence ATGACCAAACCGATACGACTCCTCAATCGTAATTTCGTCTTGCTCTGGCAGGGGCAATTCGTCAGTATGCTGGGCGACCAGGCCTTCTTCATTGCCGTGATGTTCTGGGTCAAACACCAGACCGGTTCCGCCACCCTCATGGGTACGATCATGGCCGCCGCCGGGATCCCGGCCGTTATTCTCGGTCCTCTTGCCGGCTCTTTTGCGGATAATTACTCCCGCCGTAGTATTATCATCTGGACCGACATTCTTCGCGGTCTCCTGGTCCTGGGTTTTACGGCATTGGTTTTCTGGTCCCCCGATTCCACCGACCTCATAATAGTCGGAATGTTCATCGTGGCCGTTTCTGCCGCATCTTTGTCGGCCTTTTTCCGCCCGGCTATTTCCGCTGCCATTCCGGATATTGTCCCCACCGATAAACTGACTCAGGCCAACTCGATGAACCAGATGTCGATGCAATGCTCGACATTGCTCGGCCAGGGAATCGGCGGCGTTGCTTTCCGCCTGCTGGGAGCGCCGCTCCTGTTTTTCATTGACGGCGTCACCTATCTTTTCTCCGCCGTCAGCGAAATGTTCATCGAGATCCCCCAAGTGAAACGCGCCGCTTCGGAAAAACCGGAAACGGTTATCGCTCGCTTCAAGCGTGACACCGTAGAGGGCATACGATTCGTTTGGCACAACCGTGGTTTGCGCGACATCATGATGGTCGCCGCATTCCTTAATTTTTTCATCGTTCCGATCATCGTCCTCATGCCGTTTTACGTTGAGGACACCCTGGGCTCTACCACCGACTGGTTCGGATTCATGATGGCTGCCCTGGGCGGTGGCGCCATGGTTGGTTACCTTGCCGCGGGGACGTTAAAACCCTCACCGGGAACAAGAATGTGGCTCCTTCTGATCGGACTGACCCTCAACTGCCTGGCTTTTGGCGCTTTGGGACTTCTGACCAGTTCGATTCAGGCCGTGGCGTTGATGTTCCTGATAGGCTTGCTGAACGGATACGTTAATATCTTTCTGTCGACTATCATGCAACTGACCACTCCGACCGAAATTCGAGGTCGGGTGTTCGCATTACTGGGCACGGTCTCGTCCGGTTTGACACCGATTGCCATGGCGCTGACCGGTGTCGTGGCGGACATGACCGGACAGAACATTCGAGGTATTTATATCACCTGCGGCGTTTGCGCCGCCCTCATGGCCATTATTCTCGCCCTTGATCAGCACTTCCGCAAGTACCTCAGCTACGATGAAACCGCCAACAAACCTGATCCCGCAACGGACACTCCGACCACCGATTCTCCGTAA